Proteins co-encoded in one Fusarium fujikuroi IMI 58289 draft genome, chromosome FFUJ_chr06 genomic window:
- a CDS encoding probable Mitochondrial zinc maintenance protein 1, mitochondrial, with protein MATAPAPALNAYRHLMRAARIAFQGDAPILSAAQLQIRNEFRQKASVDAADASAAIKHAEEVAKVLRQNVVQGQRTEEGKDTFKLRIHEDIERGDNESIKTAGKGTVGGGCCGGGKK; from the exons ATGGCCACCGCTCCAGCTCCCGCTCTCAATGCTTACCGACACCTAATGCGCGCGGCGCGAATCGCTTTCCAAG GCGACGCCCCTATCCTCTCTGCCGCCCAGCTTCAGATCCGCAACGAATTCCGCCAGAAAGCCTCGGTCGATGCTGCCGATGCTTCTGCAGCGATTAAGCATGCCGAAGAGGTAGCAAAGGTCCTTCGTCAGAACGTTGTCCAGGGTCAAAGAACAGAGGAGGGCAAAGACACCTTCA AGCTCAGAATACACGAAGATATTGAGCGAGGCGATAATGAGTCTATCAAGACAGCTGGAAAGGGCACAGTTGGAGGTGGCTGCTGCGGTGGTGGTAAAAAATGA